GcacttggggaaactgaggctggaaaAGCCGGGAGGGGCGGGACGGCAAATGcctgaactgatttttttttccccttcataaaATGACTGCTTCGATCCATGGAAAACACTTCTCCTGGGCACCTCCTGTGTGGAGGGCACTGCCGGGATGCCGACTTCATGAGGGCCGTGCTCTTTCCACTCTAACCCCCGGCCTTCCCGGATCGGCGCCCTGGATGTGATCGACACCATGAAGTTGCCCCATAATCCTCTCTGGCAACATAGGATGTAAAATTTGATCAGCTCATTGGATGAAGCCGACAAGTCTCAAAAATGTGTGAAAAGGGGGCCAAGCAGTAGGCAAGCGCCGCGTTGAGGTAGCGCTCCAGCCGGCCCCCCTCCGAGTTCCCGGTGCGGCTGCCGCGGCGGAGCGGGGGTTGGGACCGGGCTGCGGGGCcgcggcggctgcggcggcggcggggaggcCGCGGCGCCCTgggcgggggtgtgggggggcGCAGGAGCGCACCGCGGGGCCGGAAGGGGGCAGCGAGGCGGCGCCGGCGGCTGCGGAGTTATCTCCATGCTGTAGTGAGGACTcggccgggcggggcggggcggggcgtgcACCGGGGCCGCGGGCGGCGCGCCGGAACCGTTGGCCTCAGGGCCCCGCCGCCCGCGCTCCCGCCCGCCGGCGCAcgcggaggaggcggcggcggtgTTCGCGGTGGctgaggaggcggcggcggcggcggcggcagcagcggcggcggcggcggcggcggcggcggtggtcgcagaaggaggaggggagctCGGAGCCGGAGGTGAGGTGGAGAAGCCAGAGGAggcggaggaggaggtggaggtggaggagagGAGCGGCCAGAAGGAGGAGGATGGAGGAGCAGCCGAAGGAGGGCGAGGCCGAGGTCGCGGAGCATTGGTTCTCTAAGTGGGAACGCCAGTGCCTGGCCGAGGTGGAGCAGGAAGAGGAGCTGCCCCCGGATCTGCAGGAGGAGGCAGCCCCCGAGACGGCGGGGCTCAAGAGCGAGCAGCAGAAGCTGTGGCACCTCTTCCAGACCTCAGCCACCGCCGTGGCCCAGCTCTACAAGGATGCCGGGTGCCAACAGCCAGGACTCTCCATGTGGGACCCCTTCCAGAATGCAGCCATGGCCGTGACCAGCCTCTACAAAGAGAGCGGGCATGCCCACCAACGAAGTTTTGACCTGGGCATCCAGGTGGGCCACCAGCGTCGCATCAAAGATGTGCTGGAATGGGTGAAGAAGGGCCGGAGCATCATCCTTCGTGAAGATCTGATCAGTTTCCTGTGTGGCAAGGTGCCCCCGGCGCCCCCGCCGCCGTCTCGCATCTCGAGGATGCCCGCGAAACCGGCCTCTGAGGCCCCCAGCCAGGCCGCCGCCACCGGATCGGGCTCATCGGTGGACGTCGACCTGCAGCCGTTCCACGAGGCCATCGCCCTTCACGGCCTCAGTGGCGCCATGGCCAGCATTAGCGTGCAGTCCGGCGCGCCTGGCTCCCCGCCTCAAGCCAGCGAGGTCGCCGGCGCTGGCCGCCGAAGAAGTAGCTTCCTCGAGGATGACTTGAGCCCAATCGACTGTGAAGAACTGGCGCTCTGCCTGGACAGTGGGGGGTCCCGCAAGCGCACCTCGGCCGAGTGCGGTGATGGCGACACGGACTCCCCAACCCACAAGCGCAACCGAATGGCCTAAACTGGTCTGAACTGCATGGTGGGTCGCCAGCTGCCATTTTGCCGGGCCATCAACTTGCTCGTCAAAAGGGTCCTCAGATGATCTCTTCTCTAAGTTAAACAAAGATTTCTATCAgtttgccacaaaaaaaaaaacaaaccccaaaaaacaaaaacaaacaacaacaacaaaaacttaagTATTCCAGAAGAGGCTTCCTATGACTCTGACTTTCCCAGAATTATAATACTAGCAGAGTACAAGTACCTTGTAGTAGTTAGTAAGACCATTTAATGCAGAAGTATCCGGTCAAGCGGGAGCCTGGTTTATCTTGTTCACAGTTATATTCCGTAGCATCTAGCGCAATTgctggtgcttaataaatgtttgttgaatgaataaatgtgacTTTATTTAAAAGTCTTAGAAGGACTAACAGGTGTTTGCTTGGGTATGGGATAGTCTTATCCTTTACTGTTTGGTTGATTGTTTGCTTtaaccatttttgtttttttccttctagttcaGTTACCTTTTATCAGAATGCAAAACTTGACATCTTTGTGAAATCTGGAACATTCTGTTTTGGCTCCACATACCATGAACCTGATTTCTAGATAGAAACTGTGCAAGGTGTATCTCTGAGGCTGtgagttttctttcttaaaatagtCATTTTGGTGATTATGTGATGAGGTAAAGTGCTATGATGGTTGGACAGGTAATAAGTTGCTATTGAATCAATTTAACACCCTTTTTAGGAAAGTTAAGCCAACAATTGAGAGCCTGAGGTCAAAGACGGCattcctggtggcttggtggtattCCTTTTTCTTAGGGATATAAAATGTCCCTTGTTCTGAAGTTAAATCTTTTTGGTGATCTCTGTTTTGAAGTGGAAGACAAAGTAGAATGAGTTTCTGGGTTTTATttaagggtatgtgtgtgtgtactaagtcgcttcagtggtgtccaactctgtgccacgctatggattataacccaccaggcttctctgtccatgggattctccaggcaagagtactggagtgagttgccatgctttcctccaagggatcttcctgactcagggatagaacctgcatctcctgcattgcaggcagattctttactgctaagccactggggaagcaccaTTTAAGgttatattgttgtttagtcgctaagtcatgtctgactctttgtgactccatggcctgcCGGATTCCTCTGGGAGCctgtgcatggaatttcccaggcaggaatactggagtgggtagccatttccttttccaggagatctgtttgacccaaggattgaacccaggcctcctgtatggcaggtagattcttctccactgagccaccagggaagccccatttaaggGTATAGCATGATCTAATTAAAAGAGCATGTACTTTGTGTCAAAAATATCAACAGTAGAATGGTAGTCCCACAGATACATTGTGTGattttgggcaaatcacttaatgTCTTTTGGCCtcagtttttcatctgtaaaatggaactatGTGTCTCCTAAAGTCACTGTGACGGTAAGATAAAGCCCATATTTCAAGTATCTAGCACAATGCTTGGTACCTAAATCATTAATGTTCTCCCTTCTCCATAAATACAAATCAGTAAAACGTTAAAATCCACTATAGTttgcaaaaggcaaaaaaaatagATTGGTTTAGAAATCAGGAAAAAACAGAATCTCTGTGTTTGAGATGGAAACTACTGTTTCATAGTTAAAAGGTGCCTAAATATCCCAGATCTTGTATTAATTATAAGTGTGTTTAACTTGTGAGTACTCAGGGTCATCACTCTGGAGGTTAGGGCTGGCTTGTAGTTCTAAAATTGCCTGAGAGATGCACCTTGCAACTGGTACAGTAGTCAAAGATCTACTTCCTCTGGCCTGGAAGACTATGAGAAGGTGGGTAAAGATGGAAagggtttgaaagtgaaagtcctagTGATACATAAAAGGCCAAAGTGGTTCTGAATAAGGGTGAGGTGGAGTAGAGGTGATGAAAGGGTAaactgggtgggatgggggtggaggagtTGGGAGTGAGGTTATAGAAGGGGTGGGGGAAAGTTAAAATGTCCAAATCTTCCCCAGGCTCTCCCCAAACCAGTGCACAAAACAGTATATATAGATGTGTAATACCTTGcctttactactactactaagtcgcttcagtcgtgtccgactctgtgtgaccccatagacggcagcccaccagtctcccccgtccctgggattctccaggcaagaacactggagtgggttgccatttccttctccaatgcatgaaagtgaaaagtgaaaggaagtcgctcagtcgtgtctgactcttagcgaccccatggactgcggcccaccaggctcctgcgtccatgggattttccaggcaagagtgctggagtggggtgcaatggCCTTCTCCATCCTTGCCTTTAGGTTGATATCAAAGTTTTTGTTTCATTAGTGTGGCCTTTGAAATAGATTTGTTATCGACTAGTGCATTGAAAtaatacaacaaaataaaatgaattcccTAGTACAATTAAAAACTTGCTATTGAGGCACTTTGCAAATACAGACTGAGGCACCATGCTAGGCCCTGAGAAGGGatgtttaaaaaacataaaaaatacccTGATCCTCAAAAAGCACATCCTGGCTTGAAAGATAATATAGTCcagcgtgctaagtcacttcagtcgtgtctgaccctgtgcaaccctatggactgtagcctgccaggttcctctgtccatgggattctccaggcaaaaatactggagtaggttgtcacgccctcctccaggggatcttcctgacccagggtttgaacccacatctcttacatctcctgcattggcaggtgggttctttatcactagtgccatctggaaagccaAAATACAGTCCAGAAAGCATTTCTAATTGTATGCAAAGCACCAAAGGGCTGTGCATAAAAACAGAGGCCTTCCTTGCCCAGAGGGTCACAGCTTGTGGAGGAGGTGGCCTTTGAACAGGTTCCCAGAACAGGTAGGAAGGGAGGGCCCAGGCAATCCTAGCAGGTGAAGAATATAACAAAGtttgggaaagagaaaaacagtaaacTGTGTTCAGGGGATCATAGGTGCTGGGTATGTAGAGGCAGGGGGAGGTAGGGGCCAAAGTACAGAGGGTCTCAAATGCCTGGCCCAGTGCTTTAGGTTCTGTCCTGGGGCAGGGTGATACCACTCAATCTGTGCTTTAGGAAGATTGGTCCAGCAGTGAGACACTGGAGCTGGTGGGAACCAGGCTATTCCCGTGGGATGCTTTTTCCTGTGGAAATTGCCATTTGGTTAACCAGGATTGTGGAGATGTTTGACTTAACAGGGCTTTCTCTGGGAAGCCTTTGCTTACTTAGAACCTCACACACTTCAGACCATAGCAGGTAGGAGGCACCTTCCTGTGTGTTCTGCACTGCTTCTAGGCTGAGAAAGCCTTCAGTTCCAGCTGCAGAATCTCTTGATGGGCTAgtcttaaagaaacaaaacaacccTGCCTTTTATCATTCTTCTGCTTCTTGTGTTGGAGAGCCGTCCTGCAGGAAATCGCTGGGGCATTTAGGGCTACAAGGCTGGCTGAGCCACCACAGCAGTTTTAACAGGTAGGTTTAGAGAGTTGCAAGAGGACATGTCAGTACGAGGGCGGGGACCTCATTTGTCTTGTTTCCTTCTGTAACCCCCAGAGCTTAACTGCCTGATCCATGGGcacacaataaatattcatttaattggTGGATAAGTAAGCCCTCATCCAGGCCCAGTTATAGCTATTctgctctctttctctgtgtatcTACTGCCCAGGAAAGGCACCTGAAGCTCATTCTCTAATTTCTAGATGATTCTCCCCTGCAGCCTTTTCCTGACTATTTGATTCAGCATTTTGCAAAGTGTGGTCATTTCCATGACCACCTCCCTTGAGAATCCACTGAATTGCTTCTGAAGCTGGCCGCTTCAGAAGCCCCCTCCAGGTGAATTACAGTCTCAGTGGGAGGGTCCTGGAAGTGACCTCCTTTCAGGAGGAGGTGTCAGTGGTCATGGTGCACAGTGAAGTCTGAAACTCCAGTGACCCCATTGTGAGATTTGTGATTGATTCAAGGGGCTCGTTTTAAATTATCATTGCTGGTGAACCTGTGTGCCAGCTTAAAGTGAATCTCCCCATTTGTACGTATTATCTTCATCATGACTTTGCATATTGCACACATTTTTCTTCTAGGAGCACAGTTGAGAAGACGGAGGAAAAACGTTATTAACTGATGTTTCCTCATTTGGTCCTTTCATAGGAGACTGAGAGAAGGCTCTGATTTCCTAACCTCTAGCTGAGATATTATTCATTAGACCACTGCTTcctaatcaaaattaaaacagGGAACATTGCACTTAGATCACTTTGCCCTTTGTGAACTGATGATGGAGTAGAGGTCAGGGGAGGATTTGTTGTTAGTTAATCAGGAGGTTTACCGACCTCTTCCAATAGTATATGCATACGttcttttctctgtttgtttGGGGGCAGCTGTTGGAGTTATGCATTCAGGGAATATAAGTCATCCCTTGCCACCACTGCACTCTAGCCACTGGCCAACCTGGAGCACTTAAAGTTTCCTAAACTTTTTATCATCTCTGGACTCTGGAATTCTTCCCAAATTTAGATCAAGAGGGACCTTAAAGATCATCTCGCGCAGGGTTAACAATTCAGTTTACAAATGGGACAACTGACCTCATCAGGGAGGGCCACAGTGACTTACTGGTAAGACTGCTACCCCCTAGCTGGTTCCAGCCCGTTGCTCTCTTCACTGGACCTTCCTCAGTTATATTGTGTTTGGCCTTTTAATTAATATGTTGATGATCAAGTGGAACTAGGAAACTTGCGCTGTTGTGAAGTCTCTCTGGCCTGGCAAGcatactttcttttctctgttgtgttTGTTTAGGGGCAGCTGTTGGAGTTATGCATTCAGGGAATATAAGTCACCCCTTGCCACTACCACTGCACTCTAGCCACCAGCCAACCTGGACCACTTAAAGTTTCCTAAACTTTTTATAATCTTTGGACTCTGGGCCATTTTACCTTATTGCTTCTTTGGCCTCTGATGCCCTGCCCTAAATTCCTTTTTGTCTACTTCACTCCAGGTCAGTCTTCAAAGCTCACCTCATGATTGacctttttacttttttggatATCTTCCTTGCCCTTCCAAGTTATGATTAAATGCCTCATCCCAGAGTTCCCACTTAGGACTTAACACTGTGTTTGTTAGTTTGTCTTTGTCCCAGGAGACTGTAAAACACCAAGTTCATTcccagttcagttgcacagtcgtgtccgactctgtgactccatggactgcagcacgccaggtttccctgtccatcaccaattcctggagcttgctcaaactcatgtccattgagttggtgatgccatccaaccatctcatcctctgtcatccccttctcctcctgccttcagtctttcccagcatcagggtctattctaatgagtcagttcttcacatcaggtggccaaagtattggagtttcagcttcagcatcagtccttccaatgaatattcagggttaatttccttcaggattggctggtttgatctccttgcagtccaagggactcttaggggccttcttcaacaccacagttcaaaagcatcaattcttcggcactcagctttctttatggttcaactctcacagccatacatgactactggaaaaaccgtagctttaactagatggacctttctcagcaaagttatgtctctgctttttaatatgcagaaagttaaaaagaatttaaaatgttcaCCGCAAGAGGGTCTCTTATAGGAGGTGGGTAAGAATCTGCATTACTGCACATGTACACTGAAAAAGCATATTCAGCATTacaccaaacttttttttttttaaatgaatgaattacttTTGTCATAGAATTACATTGTGGGAAGAACAGCTCAAAGCAAAACTTTGGAGGAGTGGTTTTAATTAGGTATTAAATGTGCTTCCCCAAAGAAGTGTAGCATATAAAAAGTTATCAGTGTTCTTTCTTGCTTATAAATATAATTGTACTGTCTCAGGCTTCAGTGGCAAGCACACAAGATCCTGGCTTAGGTCTTGACCTTCCTAATAactgaccttgaacaagtcagcCCTTTTTTTTGCTTGATATGAAATAAAGGAGTTGGTTTTATTAGATAATCTTTAAGGTTTACGCAAACTCTGGCACTTTCTGGTCTCTGATTTAATTGGCAGTGGTAGTGACGACCTTCTTTCTGTGATAGTCTCATTTCAATGATCTAGTGTCTGAACAGCTGAGCTCTGTGAGTTCCTTAAAATCAGGACTGCCATGTTGACACAATTCCAAGCTTCACTCACTGGGTGGTAATGGCCTGGCCACTTGTAAGATGGGAATGTAGCAGCttacctctctctctttttgttccATCTTCCTTAGAAGGTCAAGAAGTTAAAACAATATTGAATGTTTAAGGGGTATATTAGAGTCAAATGCCCCCTTAGTTGGGAAGTTTCCTTTCTCAAAAATAGCAGGTCAAGCAGGAGGATGTTTCAAAGAGAGATGAGTTCATAGACTCATTGGACTATTAATAAAGGGGCACCTGGAAGTCCATTGAGTCCACATGGCCCAACTCTGGCAAGAACAGAAATAGAAACCATCCTAAATGCATGAGCTGCTTTCCTCATCTTCAGGAGCTGCCAGGCAGGCCTTTCTGAAAACAACCCCACATTCCGCTGACTACAGCCGTGTGTTGCCCTCCTGTCTAACTGCTGGCAAGCTGGCTCACCACATCAGTGCAATAAGCCTTCTGCCGTGGTCAAAGCTTTCATCTCTAAACTTGGGCTTTGGACATTTCAACTACCATTTTCTCACCTTTTTCTTgtccccccccctccccagcctctttGTTGGATAGAATCCTTTGTGTTTCTAGGATTCCTAGTATACTGCCCCAAACCCCTACATATGGCACATATTATATAGTGTGTCTTGCATTTCCTCTCGTATCCCTCGTAGAGACCCTGGCTGCAAATTTCTCATTCTTCCCTTCTTGAAATCCCAGGCTTTCTTGACATCAGTACCCAATTTTGTGTTTAAGTGTAGCTATCTTAAATTGGAAGCTTCTGGGAAAGTTGGGAGAAATGTTAGATGATTAAGAAAGTCTGTGCCACACCACATGGGAGCCTCTCGAATACAACCTTGGTGGTCATGACCCCGGTCAGAGAGGGAAGCCTGTGATGTCACCCCTTACCCGAGTCCCAGTTTCACGGATAGTATCTCTGAATGGAATTGTCTAAGGGAGATTGTTCCTTGTGAAAAGTTCACATGATGAAGTTTGAAGAGCTTGTTTCACTCAGAGCCCAGCAGGACAGAGTGGTTTGGAATGCAGCATTCAGTGTGTTCTGTTTGGCTGAAAGCTGTCACAGGGAACAAGTACTTAGCAAACAGCATGAACAAGGATTTGAACTAGAAAACGAGAAGGGCCTTGACAACATTGTAATAGTGGCTTGTCTCCTCAAAAACTGCTCAATGGTACACAAGGAGGTGATAAAGAAGGCTAggaaaatacataaatagatTTGGGTTTCATTCAAAACAGCCCAGTGTGAGAGTGCCCTAATATGGGTAAAGTTTGACCAGGGGTTCCTGGACCACTGTCACCATCTTCACTTTACTATATCTGATCAGACTGTTGCCTTTTCTAAGGCGATAGTCACAGACTAAGTCTGTGCCCACAGGGTGAACACAACCTATTGAAAACAGATTGACCCATCAACTGCATATAGTCTGTTTTCACAGTGCCAAATGCCTGGGTtgaatgtttttctctttgtatttcacTGAATTAACTGAATAGACCTGTTGATATTGCTTTGGGCTTTTCATGTTTTAAGTGGAATTATGTGCAATTTAACAGGGCTATTCTGTCAGTATTTACATTCCCTTTGCTTGAAAATCGGTTTTtcccatttctctcctttttattgaggtataattgacaaataaaattgtaagatttaaaatgtacAGCGTGATGATTTGAGGTATGCGTACATTGTGAAAGGGTTCCTCCCACCTAGTTAATGAGTTCTTCCTAGTTCTTAAAGTCTCTTTTTAATACTCCAATTCCAGGTGCTATCTGTGCCTGATACACGGAGCCCAAATCTTTATGGATGATAAAATTTAACTACCACAGGTGTGTGCAGTAGTTGGAGGCTCATTTATGATGCTATCCCCAGGGCCCATGCCACAGGTGCTCGCCTACCTTAGGTGAAACATGAGGATAAGAAGGTACTTATTCCAATGAAGGTTACGCTTATGCCTAATTCTGCCCTAAAGCAGCTAGTGCTCTAGAAGGCATCCAGTAGTTGCTATATAAAGGGCCAAGAAAGCACAGTATCCACCCTGAATATATGTTAATAGACTCACTGGAGAGCTTTAGGGTTGTGTATGGACATACCCTGGTTCATtgaattcagttttaaaaaaggtCAAATCCAATTAGACAGCCTCTTccaaattcagttcaattcaacaaACAATTGATAGGATACAAGCCCCGTGCTACCTCCTGCAAagcttttggattttattttacctttctgCTTTGTTGTCGCTTCATGTCAGCATGAGTTGGTAAATATTGAGGTTTCATTGTTTAGGAAGTTCAAG
This DNA window, taken from Bubalus kerabau isolate K-KA32 ecotype Philippines breed swamp buffalo chromosome X, PCC_UOA_SB_1v2, whole genome shotgun sequence, encodes the following:
- the HAPSTR2 gene encoding HUWE1-associated protein modifying stress responses 2 translates to MEEQPKEGEAEVAEHWFSKWERQCLAEVEQEEELPPDLQEEAAPETAGLKSEQQKLWHLFQTSATAVAQLYKDAGCQQPGLSMWDPFQNAAMAVTSLYKESGHAHQRSFDLGIQVGHQRRIKDVLEWVKKGRSIILREDLISFLCGKVPPAPPPPSRISRMPAKPASEAPSQAAATGSGSSVDVDLQPFHEAIALHGLSGAMASISVQSGAPGSPPQASEVAGAGRRRSSFLEDDLSPIDCEELALCLDSGGSRKRTSAECGDGDTDSPTHKRNRMA